In Aedes albopictus strain Foshan chromosome 3, AalbF5, whole genome shotgun sequence, the following are encoded in one genomic region:
- the LOC134290353 gene encoding uncharacterized protein LOC134290353: MDGSQDKEGSKGRNGEQSSCPDCQRPDSAEDMVQCDHCDVWKHFTCAGVNASVAGRAFVCGDCSAQHTDDAITVQSESSRASSTSVFSVCLSQLVERQQMERARMKLELQRRHLDEQQKLIDKAFGDEEEENHHGDGLTGGTTNEVTPPAPSKRFATPSPPGAPLASSDRRSKALSDTPKSAAPVVVSIPLTALEPNSVKLLQGMKDPQVALRELRARVELCEKRANPTPDDLVDLQAQLELCRKILEGIQTSTSTNESVQRPDASSTMKLQPPKPAASTSRMVKQTGAIPKTNRSLLTVPQEDRMQPNSPSQEGAVGGASRPSDIWPLKLPVSQSGGPSVSRAFESSKMRPNLLEPPGKRQALSNMFENTTLFASGDCPTTHFPTTREQQRVDARPGESCLPPTHSHEQLRDTLAHSGYATLPYRQPERNSTGIQTRNCPSRVVESTPLPRQSDSSEPNQVISQPDPFRPTQQQLAARQSLAKDLPRFSGDPAEWPIFISNYRYTTEACGFSDGENMLRLQRCLTGSALETVRNRLVLPAAVPQVIETLRMRFGRPELLINALLRKVRDIPAPRPDRLEGLIDFGMAVQALCDHIEAANERAHLSNPSLLQELVAKLPADQRMMWAGYKRGFPHADLKTFGDYMSSVVRDATSVVTFEPDTRRSGTRDRPRQKGFINSHATESSSRSGDSTREPKETPKQFDCAHCNKCGHRVRDCSAFKQLNADDRWRRVRSLGLCQNCLFSHGRRACRGRKTCDIEGCQFRHHPLLHSPRGPPKSSEHTMQVAENHTHRRLTSPTLFRIIPVTLHGTKGSINTFAFLDEGESRVEKESQQITIEIAGIGQDKRHKLLNARTVNSLGLPHQTFEVENAVKKHKHLQGIPLSSYRDAVPKILIGVDNLRLALPLKVREGDGPAPVHGTGAGPTATSMKKEDERALTIMEATTHRVGNRFETGLIWKEDHVEFPNSYSMAVRRLECLERRMERDPGLKENLHRQIQEYEAKGYAHKATAAEMEAADPRRVWHLPVGAVINPKKPGKVRVIWDAAAKVDGVSLNSALLKGPDQLSSLPAILFRFRLYQVAVSSDIQEMFHQIQIREADKNSQRFLWRNNPSEKPTVYLMDVATFGSTCSPASAQFVKNRNAEQHLELYPEAVKAIIDDHYVDDYLASFGTEEEAAKVARDVRHVHGNGGFKLHNWRSNSCTVLERLGEVPLAEEKQLKLVDGVATERVLGMLWCPSTDELSFSTQMSEEVQALIKTSTRPTKRQVLRCVMTLFDPLGLLSPLLIHGKVLIQDIWREGTEWDEQVSADVFAKWRRWVQMIEYISGVRIPRCYFRLANQKTYHNCELHVFVDASEVAYSCAIYLRTLDTEAKPQCCLIAAKSKVAPLKPWSIPRLELQGCVLGVRWSKFVRENHGVPVSKMVFWTDSRTALAWIMADPRNYRQFVSFRVAEILEHTTASDWRWVPSKSNPADEATKWGSGPYFNPNSKWFQGPEFLRLPETEWPRPKEPVTATSEEIRASILHHCSIEPVIDFVRFSSWNRLLRATAFALRFVNNTDKTQTKYAGQLQQAELRAAEITIFKLVQRESYPDEIAALSTKASNETGQEAIGKQSSIYRLMPILDENGLLRERGRIGAAGDICYSVRHPIILPRKHQVTELLVYRYHQQYRHGNAETVVNEIRQMYNIPRLRLVVKKVSRDCPFCKIRRARPAIPPMAPLPAARLAHHERAFTYTGVDYFGPLLVKLGRSNVKRWIALFTCLTVRAVHLEVAYTLSTESCISCVRRFVGRRGSPAEFFSDNGTNFQGAERVLRHQISQGLSSTFTNTNTKWNFIPPGAPHMGGAWERLVQSVKVAIAEAYSEGKLDDEGLQTLVVEAEHMVNSRPLTIPAGDPSATEMV, translated from the exons ATGGATGGAAGTCAGGACAAGGAAGGATCGAAAGGACGAAATGGAGAGCAATCCAGTTGTCCCGATTGCCAACGACCAGATAGCGCGGAGGATATGGTCCAGTGCGACCATTGCGACGTTTGGAAGCACTTCACTTGCGCCGGAGTGAATGCAAGCGTCGCCGGCCGAGCATTTGTGTGTGGCGACTGTTCCGCTCAGCACACCGATGACGCAATTACGGTGCAAAGCGAATCCAGCCGCGCTAGTTCGACGTCGGTTTTTTCCGTCTGCCTCAGCCAGTTGGTGGAAAGACAGCAAATGGAGCGTGCCCGTATGAAACTCGAGCTGCAACGGCGCCATCTAGACGAACAACAGAAGCTGATTGACAAAGCTTTCGGCGATGAGGAAGAAGAAAACCATCACGGTGACGGTTTAACCGGTGGTACCACCAACGAAGTGACTCCACCAGCTCCCAGCAAGCGCTTTGCGACGCCGTCCCCACCCGGTGCACCGCTAGCATCGTCCGATCGTCGATCAAAGGCGCTATCCGACACTCCCAAGTCGGCTGCTCCAGTTGTGGTATCGATTCCACTTACGGCGCTGGAGCCGAACTCAGTGAAGCTTCTGCAAGGCATGAAAGACCCCCAAGTTGCCCTGCGGGAACTCAGAGCTAGGGTTGAGCTGTGCGAGAAGCGCGCCAATCCTACGCCCGACGACCTGGTTGACCTACAAGCTCAACTGGAACTGTGCCGGAAAATTCTGGAAGGGATCCAGACCAGTACATCGACCAACGAATCGGTTCAACGGCCGGACGCGAGCAGCACAATGAAGTTGCAGCCACCAAAGCCAGCGGCGAGCACGTCGCGCATGGTGAAGCAGACCGGTGCAATTCCGAAAACAAATCGGTCACTGCTTACGGTTCCCCAGGAAGATCGGATGCAGCCTAACAGTCCTTCTCAAGAAGGGGCAGTAGGAGGAGCCAGCCGACCGAGCGATATTTGGCCGCTGAAGCTGCCGGTAAGCCAATCTGGCGGACCATCGGTAAGTCGAGCATTCGAGTCATCGAAAATGCGTCCGAATCTCTTGGAACCCCCAGGTAAGCGTCAAGCCTTGAGTAATATGTTTGAAAATACTACCCTATTCGCCTCTGGCGATTGCCCCACGACCCATTTTCCAACAACCCGAGAGCAGCAGCGTGTTGACGCGCGCCCGGGAGAAAGTTGTCTGCCTCCTACACATTCCCATGAGCAGCTGCGAGATACACTCGCGCACTCGGGCTATGCGACTTTGCCCTACAGACAACCCGAACGCAATTCAACCGGTATACAAACGCGTAATTGCCCCTCGCGCGTGGTTGAATCCACTCCGCTCCCTCGTCAGTCAGATAGCTCCGAACCAAACCAAGTGATTTCCCAACCAGACCCATTCCGCCCCACACAACAGCAGCTTGCAGCAAGACAGTCCCTGGCTAAGGATCTTCCTCGATTCAGCGGAGACCCAGCTGAATGGCCAATCTTCATCTCGAACTACCGCTACACGACGGAAGCTTGTGGCTTTTCGGATGGAGAAAACATGCTTCGTCTACAACGGTGCTTGACTGGATCTGCGCTCGAAACAGTGCGCAATCGGTTGGTGTTACCAGCAGCGGTACCTCAAGTGATCGAGACACTTCGCATGAGGTTTGGGCGACCGGAATTGCTGATCAACGCCCTGCTACGGAAGGTGCGGGACATTCCTGCCCCAAGGCCCGATCGGCTCGAAGGGCTGATCGATTTCGGGATGGCGGTGCAGGCTTTGTGCGACCATATTGAAGCGGCGAACGAACGCGCTCATCTATCGAATCCGTCGCTTTTGCAGGAGCTCGTGGCGAAGCTTCCCGCTGATCAACGGATGATGTGGGCCGGATATAAGCGAGGATTTCCTCACGCAGATTTGAAAACCTTCGGGGACTATATGTCATCGGTGGTGAGAGACGCAACTAGCGTAGTCACCTTTGAGCCGGACACGAGACGGAGCGGCACTCGAGACCGTCCGAGGCAAAAGGGATTCATCAACTCCCACGCGACGGAGTCATCCAGCAGATCAGGAGATTCAACGCGTGAGCCGAAGGAGACACCGAAACAGTTCGATTGCGCTCACTGCAACAAATGCGGACACCGAGTTCGCGATTGCAGTGCTTTCAAGCAGTTAAACGCTGACGACCGCTGGAGACGAGTTCGATCGTTGGGCTTGTGTCAGAACTGTTTGTTCAGCCACGGACGGCGTGCGTGTCGAGGTCGAAAAACGTGTGATATCGAAGGCTGCCAGTTTCGACACCATCCGCTCCTTCACTCCCCTAGAGGCCCTCCAAAATCATCGGAACACACGATGCAGGTGGCGGAAAATCACACCCATCGCCGCTTAACTTCTCCGACCCTCTTCCGAATCATTCCAGTAACCCTGCATGGAACTAAAGGCTCGATCAACACCTTCGCATTTCTTGACGAAGG GGAATCACGCGTGGAAAAGGAGTCACAGCAAATTACCATCGAAATCGCCGGAATTGGACAAGACAAGCGGCACAAACTTCTGAACGCGAGAACCGTCAATAGCCTCGGACTACCACACCAAACCTTCGAGGTTGAAAATGCGGTTAAGAAGCACAAACATCTGCAAGGTATTCCGCTCTCCAGCTACCGCGATGCAGTGCCCAAGATCCTCATTGGTGTAGACAACTTGCGGCTGGCACTGCCTCTGAAAGTGCGAGAAGGTGATGGGCCAGCACCggtgcacg GAACTGGAGCGGGTCCGACAGCAACCTCGATGAAGAAGGAAGATGAACGGGCGCTAACCATAATGGAAGCGACAACTCACCGGGTTGGGAATCGCTTCGAAACGGGACTTATTTGGAAGGAAGACCATGTAGAGTTCCCGAACAGCTATTCCATGGCAGTGCGTCGGTTGGAATGCCTTGAACGCAGGATGGAGCGTGACCCGGGTCTGAAGGAGAATCTACACCGGCAAATACAGGAGTACGAAGCGAAAGGATATGCACACAAGGCTACAGCAGCAGAAATGGAAGCAGCGGATCCAAGAAGAGTGTGGCACCTCCCGGTCGGAGCGGTCATTAACCCCAAGAAACCGGGGAAAGTCCGCGTCATCTGGGACGCTGCGGCCAAGGTGGACGGCGTATCGCTCAACAGTGCACTCCTCAAAGGCCCGGATCAACTTTCTTCCCTTCCTGCGATTCTCTTTCGTTTCCGATTGTACCAGGTGGCGGTCAGCTCGGATATACAGGAAATGTTCCACCAGATACAAATCCGAGAAGCCGACAAGAATTCCCAGCGTTTCTTGTGGCGCAATAACCCATCTGAAAAGCCGACGGTATACCTGATGGACGTTGCCACATTTGGTAGCACATGCTCGCCGGCGTCGGCCCAGTTCGTTAAAAATCGGAACGCCGAACAACACCTAGAGCTGTATCCGGAAGCGGTGAAAGCGATTATCGACGACCACTACGTGGACGATTACCTGGCTAGTTTCGGCACGGAAGAAGAAGCAGCAAAGGTGGCACGCGATGTACGACACGTACACGGTAACGGAGGTTTTAAGCTGCACAATTGGCGGTCCAATAGCTGCACAGTGCTAGAACGGCTGGGTGAAGTTCCACTGGCAGAGGAAAAGCAGCTGAAACTCGTCGACGGCGTGGCGACAGAAAGAGTGCTCGGAATGTTATGGTGTCCTTCCACGGATGAGCTGAGTTTTTCCACCCAGATGAGTGAGGAAGTCCAGGCGCTGATTAAAACGTCCACGCGACCGACAAAGAGGCAGGTACTACGGTGCGTGATGACGCTGTTTGATCCATTAGGGTTGCTCTCACCGTTGCTCATCCATGGCAAAGTCCTGATCCAGGACATCTGGAGAGAAGGCACTGAATGGGACGAGCAAGTCAGCGCAGACGTCTTTGCGAAATGGCGGCGGTGGGTGCAGATGATTGAGTACATTTCCGGGGTGCGCATCCCAAGATGTTACTTCCGGCTCGCGAATCAGAAGACATACCATAACTGCGAACTCCACGTGTTTGTCGATGCGAGTGAGGTGGCGTACTCTTGCGCAATCTATCTGCGCACGCTCGATACAGAAGCTAAACCACAGTGTTGTTTGATTGCCGCAAAATCGAAAGTGGCTCCGCTAAAGCCATGGTCGATTCCCAGGCTGGAACTACAAGGGTGCGTCTTGGGCGTACGTTGGTCGAAGTTCGTTCGGGAAAACCACGGAGTTCCTGTTTCCAAGATGGTGTTTTGGACAGATTCCAGAACAGCTTTGGCCTGGATCATGGCCGACCCTAGGAACTACAGACAGTTCGTTTCCTTTAGAGTAGCCGAGATTCTGGAGCACACCACGGCAAGCGATTGGAGATGGGTGCCATCAAAATCCAACCCAGCAGATGAAGCTACTAAATGGGGAAGCGGCCCGTACTTCAACCCCAACAGTAAGTGGTTCCAGGGCCCCGAGTTCTTACGTCTACCGGAGACTGAGTGGCCTCGTCCCAAAGAGCCAGTGACCGCTACTTCAGAGGAAATACGTGCATCAATCCTGCACCATTGTTCGATCGAGCCGGTGATTGACTTCGTCCGGTTTTCCTCCTGGAACCGACTACTACGAGCAACAGCTTTCGCTCTCCGATTCGTAAACAACACAGACAAAACGCAGACGAAATATGCAGGACAACTACAGCAAGCTGAACTTCGAGCAGCAGAGATTACGATTTTCAAGCTTGTACAACGCGAATCCTATCCCGACGAGATCGCTGCACTCTCCACCAAGGCGTCGAATGAAACCGGACAGGAGGCCATTGGGAAGCAGAGCTCCATCTACCGGCTAATGCCGAttctggacgagaacggcttgttGCGCGAGCGCGGACGGATCGGGGCGGCTGGAGACATCTGTTATAGCGTGCGTCATCCAATCATCCTTCCGAGAAAGCACCAGGTCACGGAGCTTCTGGTTTACCGATACCATCAGCAATATCGTCACGGCAATGCGGAAACCGTTGTTAACGAGATCCGCCAGATGTACAACATCCCAAGACTGCGTTTGGTAGTGAAGAAAGTAAGCCGTGACTGCCCATTCTGTAAGATACGTCGAGCGAGACCAGCGATTCCACCGATGGCGCCCCTTCCAGCTGCGCGCCTAGCTCATCATGAACGAGCCTTCACCTACACAGGGGTGGACTACTTCGGACCGCTGTTGGTGAAACTTGGAAGATCCAACGTTAAACGATGGATCGCACTGTTCACGTGCCTAACGGTGCGTGCCGTCCATCTCGAAGTCGCATATACGCTGTCTACGGAGTCGTGCATTTCTTGTGTTCGGCGATTTGTGGGTCGCCGGGGATCACCCGCCGAATTCTTCAGCGACAACGGCACAAATTTTCAAGGAGCCGAACGAGTACTGCGGCACCAGATAAGCCAGGGACTGTCCTCAACGTTCACCAACACCAACACGAAGTGGAACTTCATTCCACCGGGAGCACCGCATATGGGCGGAGCATGGGAACGCTTGGTACAGTCAGTGAAAGTCGCAATTGCTGAAGCGTACTCTGAAGGAAAGCTGGACGATGAGGGGCTGCAAACACTGGTCGTGGAGGCGGAACATATGGTGAACTCAAGGCCTCTGAC AATACCTGCCGGTGATCCGTCGGCAACCGAAATGGTTTGA